A region from the Candidatus Tumulicola sp. genome encodes:
- the rbfA gene encoding 30S ribosome-binding factor RbfA, which yields MTPGPGAKSQRLEQVEHEIMRELSELLLKELKDPRVGFVTITGCSVSPDLRSARVFASPMGEAREAGQTMRGLTSAAGFLSMELAKRLRMRRTPTLTFVRDDSIARGVKMSTLIDEVKRKDEARASGKE from the coding sequence TTGACGCCAGGGCCCGGAGCCAAAAGCCAGCGGCTCGAGCAGGTCGAGCATGAGATCATGCGCGAGCTCAGCGAGCTGTTGCTGAAAGAATTGAAAGATCCGCGGGTCGGCTTCGTCACCATCACCGGGTGTTCGGTGAGCCCGGACTTGCGCAGCGCGCGTGTGTTCGCAAGTCCCATGGGCGAGGCACGCGAAGCGGGCCAGACCATGCGCGGCTTGACGTCGGCGGCCGGGTTTCTTAGCATGGAGCTCGCGAAGCGCTTGCGCATGCGGCGCACGCCCACGCTGACCTTCGTGCGCGACGACTCGATTGCACGCGGCGTGAAGATGAGCACGTTGATCGATGAGGTGAAGCGAAAAGATGAAGCTCGTGCAAGCGGCAAAGAGTAA
- the infB gene encoding translation initiation factor IF-2, which yields MAVVRVHELAKELNLTSAETIALLGKVGIRASTHMSAIDEHRARIVKGVLSGNLAEVARTVKVVPKVATGNGAAATKAPAKAKESAAAPKAAAPAAAKVEAPPAPEEPTAKLKPVPTRDKKAPRPAPHPKVIPAASADPAAPIPTVVKPAASAPPPAPMRPGIRPGMPGRPAGPGTGMRPGVSRPGTFRPGMAGGRPAPGGRTGTAPMPSAGPAPGTRKKSREELERDRKEREREALLKKSQPRTKAAQVSVPVAEPEILKDLPIPDLITVQQLAAAMEIPAGQVIAQLIRTGIMATINQHIAPDVASQVARKFGFNLIVKEVGEEALPEIVVESDPAGSLTPRPPVVTVLGHVDHGKTSLLDAIRSTKVAAGEAGGITQRIGAYTVEYGDRKVTFIDTPGHEAFTEMRARGAKVTDVAILVVAADDGVMPQTIEAMNHAKAAGVPIVVAINKMDRPDANADRVKQQLSELGLQPEDWGGQTQFIPVSAKQKTGIDELLEMVLLNADLLELRANKNRRAQGVIIEARLDRSRGPVATALVKNGTLRAGDIIVVGSTWGRVRALFDDKLEPIKRAGPSIPAEIMGLSDVPAAGDVLEVVSDERDARELAAKRSQRKREQRMATTRRTVTLDGFLAQAKEGGIKELNLIIRADAQGSVEALRTQLDGLANEEVRTRVLHAGVGGINEADVMLASASAAIIIGFNIRPDAAISRKAETEGVDVRLYDVIYNAIDDVKAAIAGMLKPQVREVVLGQAEVRKIFKVGKVGTIAGCYVKSGKITRDAGVRVLRDSVQIYEGKLASLKRFKDDAREVAEGYECGMAIENFNDIKEGDVIEAFAMEQVAAPA from the coding sequence ATGGCAGTCGTACGCGTACACGAGCTCGCAAAAGAGCTGAACCTCACCAGCGCAGAGACCATTGCCCTGCTGGGCAAGGTCGGCATCCGCGCGTCCACGCATATGAGCGCCATCGACGAGCACCGCGCGCGCATCGTCAAAGGCGTGCTGTCCGGAAATCTCGCGGAAGTCGCTCGCACCGTCAAAGTCGTGCCGAAGGTCGCAACGGGCAACGGAGCCGCCGCGACCAAAGCGCCCGCCAAGGCCAAAGAATCCGCCGCCGCGCCCAAAGCGGCCGCGCCTGCAGCTGCGAAGGTCGAAGCGCCGCCGGCACCGGAAGAGCCGACCGCCAAACTCAAGCCGGTTCCCACGCGCGACAAGAAAGCGCCACGCCCGGCGCCGCATCCGAAAGTCATCCCGGCCGCGTCGGCTGATCCGGCCGCGCCGATCCCCACCGTCGTCAAACCCGCCGCATCCGCGCCGCCGCCGGCACCGATGCGCCCAGGCATACGTCCTGGAATGCCGGGTCGTCCGGCAGGTCCGGGAACCGGCATGCGCCCCGGCGTCAGCCGACCGGGAACGTTCCGGCCGGGCATGGCCGGAGGCCGGCCCGCACCGGGTGGTCGCACGGGCACCGCACCGATGCCGAGCGCCGGTCCAGCCCCGGGAACGCGCAAGAAGTCGCGCGAGGAGCTCGAGCGCGATCGCAAGGAGCGCGAGCGCGAGGCGCTGCTCAAGAAGTCGCAGCCGCGCACGAAGGCCGCGCAGGTCAGCGTGCCCGTCGCAGAACCGGAAATTCTCAAAGATCTGCCGATTCCGGACCTCATCACCGTGCAGCAGCTCGCCGCGGCGATGGAAATACCGGCCGGCCAGGTGATCGCGCAGCTCATCCGTACGGGCATCATGGCGACCATCAATCAGCACATCGCGCCCGACGTCGCCTCCCAGGTCGCGCGCAAATTCGGTTTCAATCTCATCGTCAAGGAAGTCGGCGAGGAAGCGCTGCCGGAAATCGTCGTGGAGTCGGATCCGGCCGGTTCGCTCACGCCGCGCCCGCCGGTCGTCACCGTGCTTGGTCACGTCGACCACGGCAAGACGTCGCTGCTCGACGCCATTCGCTCCACCAAGGTAGCCGCCGGAGAAGCAGGCGGAATCACGCAGCGCATCGGCGCGTACACCGTGGAGTACGGCGATCGCAAAGTGACGTTCATCGATACGCCGGGTCACGAAGCGTTCACGGAGATGCGCGCGCGCGGCGCAAAGGTGACCGACGTCGCGATCCTGGTCGTGGCGGCCGACGACGGCGTGATGCCGCAAACCATTGAAGCGATGAACCACGCCAAGGCGGCCGGCGTGCCGATCGTCGTCGCCATCAATAAGATGGATAGGCCCGACGCCAACGCCGATCGGGTCAAGCAGCAGCTTTCGGAACTCGGCCTGCAGCCCGAAGATTGGGGCGGCCAGACGCAATTCATTCCGGTGTCGGCCAAGCAGAAGACCGGCATCGACGAGCTGCTCGAGATGGTGCTGCTCAACGCCGACCTGCTCGAGCTGCGCGCCAACAAGAATCGCCGCGCGCAAGGCGTGATAATCGAAGCGCGGCTGGATCGCTCGCGCGGCCCCGTCGCCACCGCGCTCGTCAAGAACGGCACGCTGCGCGCGGGCGACATCATCGTCGTCGGCTCGACCTGGGGACGCGTGCGCGCGCTCTTCGACGACAAACTGGAGCCGATCAAACGCGCCGGGCCGTCGATTCCGGCCGAAATCATGGGTCTTTCCGACGTCCCCGCCGCCGGCGACGTGCTCGAAGTCGTCTCCGACGAGCGCGATGCGCGCGAACTCGCCGCCAAGCGCTCGCAGCGCAAGCGCGAGCAGCGTATGGCGACGACGCGCCGCACGGTGACGCTCGACGGATTCCTCGCGCAGGCCAAAGAGGGCGGCATCAAAGAGCTCAACCTCATCATCCGGGCGGATGCGCAGGGTTCGGTCGAAGCGCTGCGCACGCAGCTCGACGGCCTCGCCAATGAAGAAGTGCGCACGCGCGTCCTCCACGCCGGCGTCGGCGGCATCAACGAAGCCGACGTCATGTTGGCAAGCGCGTCGGCTGCGATCATCATCGGCTTCAACATCCGGCCGGACGCGGCGATTTCGCGCAAGGCTGAGACCGAGGGCGTCGACGTGCGGCTCTACGACGTCATCTACAACGCGATCGACGACGTCAAAGCGGCCATCGCCGGCATGCTCAAGCCGCAAGTGCGCGAGGTCGTGCTTGGTCAGGCGGAAGTGCGCAAGATATTCAAGGTGGGCAAGGTCGGCACGATTGCCGGTTGCTATGTCAAGAGCGGCAAGATCACTCGCGACGCAGGCGTCCGGGTGCTGCGCGACAGCGTGCAGATCTACGAGGGCAAGCTGGCCTCGCTCAAGCGCTTCAAAGACGACGCGCGCGAGGTTGCGGAGGGTTACGAGTGCGGCATGGCGATCGAGAACTTCAACGATATCAAGGAAGGCGACGTCATCGAGGCCTTCGCGATGGAGCAAGTCGCCGCCCCAGCCTAA